The proteins below come from a single Candidatus Chlamydia sanziniae genomic window:
- a CDS encoding ribonuclease R family protein, which produces MKKPKKRTGRNFKKNSSKIAISGTLFVHPKKGFGFVSPDDPEEYSFDIFVPARNLKGALDGDHVIVEVSLHSKKGEKKQGIIKQVLSRGKTTLVGTITSLLTPTTALVYSSMLGTESLLPAQLLPQHTYKIGDRILFSTPPWVDKKETTATPPLIMLEFIGNITHAEADFAAIKAEYNLDENFPEEILNEAHLFSQKQITQALHSRKDLRDLLCFTIDSATAKDFDDAISLTHDHNNYILGVHIADVSHYVTPHSFLDKEAAKRCNSTYFAGKVIPMLPPALSDNLCSLKPNIDRLAVSVFMTFTKSGHLSDYQIFRSIIRSKYRMTYDEVDQIIEKEQIHPISKTLQNMATLSKKFTCIREERGCIQFILPSFTMELDNLQEPVSLIENRQTFSHKLIEEFMLKANEVIAYHISHQGIPLPFRSHEPPKDENLLAFQELAKNMGFDIIFTPAQEPDYQYLLHTASAGHPLEQFLHSQFVRSMKTASYSTENKGHYGLKLDYYTHFTSPIRRYIDLIVHRLLFHPMSIDEHRLELIVRACSIKERISAKAESAFENLKKIRFINKFLQEQPNTVYSAYVLTVTSEGLSFIVTEFYHEGFIPAADLPKEYALKKKPSSDHLPDRMKPGAPLHVKIAHANLLTQTITWTIIPTTEEPKSKKVKKKKKTL; this is translated from the coding sequence TTGAAAAAACCAAAGAAAAGAACAGGAAGGAATTTTAAAAAAAACTCTTCAAAAATTGCGATCTCAGGAACGCTATTCGTTCATCCTAAAAAAGGTTTCGGTTTTGTCTCACCCGATGATCCTGAAGAATATTCTTTTGATATTTTTGTACCTGCTAGAAATTTAAAAGGCGCCTTAGATGGTGACCATGTGATTGTAGAAGTCTCTCTCCATTCAAAAAAAGGTGAAAAAAAACAAGGCATAATTAAACAAGTTCTTTCTCGAGGAAAAACTACACTCGTAGGCACGATAACCTCACTCCTTACTCCAACAACAGCCCTTGTCTACAGTAGCATGCTAGGAACAGAATCTCTGCTCCCTGCGCAGCTCCTCCCCCAACACACTTATAAAATTGGTGACAGGATCCTTTTCAGTACACCTCCCTGGGTCGATAAGAAAGAAACTACAGCCACACCTCCTCTCATAATGCTTGAATTCATTGGCAATATCACACATGCCGAAGCTGATTTTGCCGCAATTAAAGCCGAATACAACCTCGATGAGAATTTTCCTGAAGAAATCCTAAATGAAGCCCACCTATTTTCTCAAAAACAAATCACTCAAGCTTTACATTCTCGTAAAGACCTTCGCGACTTACTCTGTTTCACTATAGACTCCGCAACAGCTAAAGATTTTGACGATGCTATATCGCTCACTCACGATCACAACAACTACATCTTAGGCGTCCATATCGCTGATGTTTCACACTACGTAACACCGCACTCCTTCCTCGATAAAGAAGCAGCAAAGCGATGCAACTCTACCTACTTTGCCGGCAAGGTCATTCCCATGCTACCCCCGGCTTTATCTGATAATCTTTGTAGCCTCAAACCTAACATAGACCGGCTTGCCGTTTCTGTATTCATGACTTTTACAAAATCAGGACACCTCTCTGATTATCAAATCTTTCGTAGTATAATTCGAAGTAAATACCGCATGACCTACGACGAAGTAGATCAAATTATCGAAAAAGAGCAAATCCATCCCATTTCGAAAACCCTACAGAATATGGCAACCCTTAGCAAGAAGTTCACCTGTATTCGAGAAGAACGCGGATGCATCCAATTTATCCTTCCTTCGTTCACTATGGAACTAGATAACCTACAAGAACCTGTCTCTTTAATAGAAAATCGCCAAACATTTTCACATAAACTCATCGAAGAATTTATGCTCAAAGCCAATGAGGTCATTGCTTACCACATCTCCCACCAGGGGATTCCTCTTCCTTTTCGCAGCCACGAACCTCCTAAAGACGAGAATCTCCTTGCTTTTCAAGAATTGGCGAAAAATATGGGTTTTGATATTATCTTTACCCCTGCTCAAGAACCCGATTACCAATATCTCCTACACACAGCATCTGCAGGACATCCTTTGGAACAGTTCCTTCACTCACAATTTGTCCGTAGTATGAAAACAGCCTCATACTCCACAGAAAACAAAGGTCATTACGGCTTAAAACTTGATTACTATACCCACTTCACCAGTCCCATCCGAAGGTATATCGACCTTATCGTCCATAGGCTCCTATTCCACCCCATGAGCATAGATGAACATCGCCTTGAGCTCATCGTCCGTGCATGTTCAATAAAAGAAAGAATTTCAGCAAAAGCAGAATCTGCTTTTGAAAATCTGAAAAAAATCCGCTTTATAAACAAATTCTTACAAGAACAACCCAATACTGTGTACTCTGCCTATGTGCTCACAGTAACTTCTGAAGGTCTTTCTTTCATTGTCACCGAGTTCTACCACGAAGGCTTCATTCCAGCTGCTGACCTCCCTAAAGAATACGCTCTAAAGAAAAAACCCTCTTCCGATCATCTCCCAGATAGGATGAAGCCTGGAGCTCCTCTGCATGTAAAAATTGCTCACGCGAATCTTCTTACGCAAACCATCACTTGGACAATCATCCCAACTACTGAAGAACCTAAATCTAAGAAAGTAAAGAAAAAAAAGAAAACCTTATAA
- a CDS encoding DNA-3-methyladenine glycosylase: MLDESFFITEDVLALAQSLLGYKLVTKHQGNRTSGYIIETEAYRGPDDKACHAYNYKKTKRNAAMYRKGGTAYVYCCYGLHTLFNVVTGPEDTPHAILIRAILPTEGKELMIKRRQWQNKPFHLLTNGPGKVCQALDISLTQNHQRLNTPNLYISKEKILGTITTTKRIGIDYAEEYRDMFWRFLLSPHNQQTKVLS; encoded by the coding sequence ATGCTCGATGAAAGCTTTTTTATAACCGAAGACGTGCTCGCATTAGCCCAATCCCTACTCGGCTATAAACTAGTTACAAAACATCAAGGAAATAGAACTTCCGGATATATCATAGAAACCGAGGCTTATCGCGGCCCAGATGATAAAGCCTGCCACGCATACAACTATAAAAAAACCAAAAGAAACGCTGCTATGTACCGAAAAGGCGGCACCGCCTATGTGTACTGCTGCTATGGCCTTCATACTCTTTTTAATGTTGTTACTGGACCTGAAGACACACCTCACGCTATTCTTATTCGTGCCATCCTCCCTACAGAAGGGAAAGAACTTATGATCAAACGACGCCAATGGCAAAACAAACCCTTCCATCTGCTAACAAACGGTCCTGGGAAAGTATGCCAAGCTCTCGACATCTCCTTAACACAAAATCATCAACGCCTGAACACTCCGAATCTCTATATTAGTAAGGAAAAAATCCTTGGGACAATCACTACAACAAAACGTATTGGTATTGATTACGCTGAAGAATACCGCGACATGTTTTGGAGATTCCTTCTCTCCCCTCACAATCAACAGACAAAAGTCTTATCTTAA
- a CDS encoding DUF502 domain-containing protein: MKKHFITGLIILLPLAITVAIVGMIINFLTQPFVGLASGFFEKISFYSKHRTFLKFVLQIILLFGLFFATVLLGFLTRLMIFKSLLSIYDKILHRIPIIKTVYKAAQQVMTTIFGSKSGSFKQVVMVPFPNYHTQCIGLVAGDAPTACCNQPSEDDTLITVFIPTTPNPTSGFLTLFKKSDITFVDMKIEDAFKYIISCGVLSTPSTPNPHPEAPCQDLKP; encoded by the coding sequence ATGAAAAAACATTTCATCACAGGACTGATTATTCTCCTTCCTCTAGCAATCACCGTTGCTATTGTCGGAATGATTATTAACTTTCTTACCCAACCCTTTGTAGGCCTAGCTTCGGGATTTTTTGAAAAAATCAGCTTCTATTCCAAACATCGCACTTTTCTCAAGTTTGTCTTACAAATCATCCTACTCTTTGGCCTTTTCTTCGCTACTGTACTCCTTGGCTTTCTCACCCGTCTCATGATTTTCAAATCGCTACTTTCAATCTACGACAAAATCCTCCACCGTATCCCCATCATCAAAACTGTCTACAAAGCTGCTCAACAAGTAATGACTACAATTTTCGGTTCTAAATCGGGATCCTTTAAACAAGTGGTCATGGTTCCCTTTCCTAACTATCATACCCAATGTATAGGCTTAGTTGCTGGAGATGCCCCTACCGCATGCTGCAACCAACCGAGTGAAGATGACACTCTAATCACAGTTTTTATTCCAACAACTCCCAACCCCACCTCAGGATTCCTGACACTATTTAAAAAATCTGATATTACTTTTGTAGACATGAAAATCGAAGATGCCTTTAAATATATCATCTCCTGTGGAGTTCTTTCTACACCCTCGACTCCTAATCCCCACCCTGAGGCTCCTTGTCAAGATCTTAAGCCTTAA
- a CDS encoding small basic protein has protein sequence MSRHRSYGKSVKGVSKRNVLKRFERVEVLRKLGRWDHATAKRVTGLPKTPILK, from the coding sequence ATGTCCCGACACCGTAGTTATGGTAAATCTGTGAAAGGGGTTTCTAAAAGAAATGTCCTTAAGCGTTTTGAACGTGTGGAAGTCTTACGTAAACTAGGCCGCTGGGATCATGCTACTGCAAAAAGAGTGACGGGCTTACCAAAAACTCCTATTTTAAAATAA
- the ybeY gene encoding rRNA maturation RNase YbeY, protein MILTSINIYVSNRQKLVPIRVRSVRKLLTFLLDTLHIVTHQVFVYFLEDKALAHLHKKVFSDPSLTDTITLPIDIPGSSTYPHVLGEAFISPEAAIRFLKHRPHTKEDLYEEISRYLIHSTLHMLGYNDTTPKEKTKMRVKENQLLCMLRENDALLTA, encoded by the coding sequence TTGATATTGACTTCTATCAACATTTATGTTTCTAATAGACAAAAACTTGTCCCTATAAGGGTTAGGTCTGTAAGAAAGCTTCTTACTTTTCTACTCGATACTTTACATATCGTTACACATCAGGTATTTGTATATTTCTTAGAAGATAAAGCCCTCGCCCATCTTCATAAAAAAGTATTTTCCGATCCATCACTTACAGATACCATCACCCTACCTATAGATATTCCGGGCTCCTCAACGTACCCTCATGTCCTTGGAGAGGCTTTCATCAGTCCAGAAGCTGCAATTCGCTTCCTAAAACACCGCCCCCATACTAAAGAAGATCTCTACGAAGAGATCTCCCGCTATCTCATCCACTCCACTCTCCACATGCTGGGTTACAACGATACAACACCTAAAGAGAAAACAAAAATGAGAGTTAAAGAAAATCAACTCCTATGTATGCTGCGGGAAAATGACGCCTTACTTACAGCTTAA
- a CDS encoding CBS domain-containing protein, which yields MLYTILALLLIFALFTLGLTQSSSHGSLNFYTSLHNRFFKEQGAQGYPNHTTFPVMFLLILYGALGIKIYTTTFHIQLSYQAIAFWISYSLASFIAYVFLPAYIAKKLSKEATVPLRLLPSILQLFFLPLQKLYQNQTTSCPLLKPSFTFQTPLSETLIAFDKLIVREVMIPKVDIFALPEETTLKEALDLIIEEGYSRVPIYKKNLDNITGILLVKDLLQLYKNTHDPNQPVSLVAKPPFYAPEIKKAASLLQEFRQKHRHLAIIVNEYGFTEGIATMEDIIEEIIGEIADEHDVQEDIPYKKIGNSWIVDGRMNISDAEDYFKLKIDHQNSYDTLGGHVFHKVGAVPQKGMKIHHENFDIEIITCTERSVGKLKITPRKRKFPIP from the coding sequence ATGCTCTATACCATCCTAGCTCTACTTCTTATCTTTGCGCTCTTTACCTTAGGACTTACCCAATCCTCGTCCCACGGATCCTTAAACTTTTACACATCCCTACACAACCGTTTCTTCAAAGAACAAGGAGCTCAAGGATACCCAAATCACACTACATTCCCTGTCATGTTTCTCCTCATTCTCTATGGTGCTCTGGGGATAAAAATTTACACAACAACATTCCATATACAACTTTCCTACCAAGCCATTGCATTTTGGATTAGCTATAGTCTTGCTAGCTTCATCGCCTATGTCTTTCTCCCTGCCTATATAGCAAAAAAACTATCTAAAGAAGCTACAGTCCCTCTACGCCTCCTTCCCTCAATATTACAGCTCTTCTTTCTTCCTTTACAGAAGCTGTACCAAAACCAAACCACCTCATGTCCTCTTCTCAAACCTTCTTTCACATTTCAAACTCCGCTTTCTGAAACTTTAATTGCCTTTGACAAACTCATCGTTCGCGAAGTTATGATTCCTAAAGTAGATATCTTTGCTCTTCCTGAAGAAACAACGCTGAAAGAAGCTCTAGACCTCATCATAGAAGAAGGCTACAGTCGTGTTCCCATATACAAAAAAAATCTAGATAATATTACTGGTATCCTTCTTGTTAAAGACCTTCTACAACTTTATAAAAACACCCATGACCCAAATCAACCCGTATCTTTAGTCGCCAAACCTCCTTTTTACGCTCCAGAAATTAAAAAGGCAGCTTCCTTACTCCAAGAATTCCGACAAAAACATCGTCACCTCGCCATTATCGTAAATGAATATGGCTTTACTGAAGGCATTGCCACCATGGAAGACATCATTGAAGAAATCATTGGTGAAATCGCTGATGAACATGACGTACAAGAAGACATTCCCTATAAAAAAATCGGAAACTCTTGGATCGTTGATGGAAGAATGAATATCTCTGATGCCGAAGATTATTTTAAACTAAAAATCGATCACCAAAATAGCTATGATACCTTAGGAGGCCATGTCTTCCATAAAGTTGGTGCTGTTCCTCAAAAAGGAATGAAAATTCACCATGAAAATTTCGATATCGAAATTATTACCTGTACAGAACGTAGTGTAGGAAAACTTAAAATCACCCCTAGGAAACGAAAGTTTCCTATCCCTTAA
- a CDS encoding anti-sigma factor antagonist (This anti-anti-sigma factor, or anti-sigma factor antagonist, belongs to a family that includes characterized members SpoIIAA, RsbV, RsfA, and RsfB.), producing MNDIQKEEHGSTAIFHLKGKLDGISSPIVQESISQSLSSGSKDIVLDCTHLDYMSSAGIRVLLQSYHQVGKQSGKIVLTSVPKTIEQTLYVTGFLSYFKIFNTVDEALHMLNKDDD from the coding sequence ATGAACGACATCCAAAAAGAAGAACACGGCTCCACAGCCATCTTTCATCTGAAAGGAAAACTTGATGGTATTTCTTCTCCTATAGTGCAAGAAAGCATTTCCCAATCTCTATCCTCGGGATCTAAAGATATTGTCCTCGATTGTACTCACCTCGATTACATGTCTAGCGCAGGAATCCGCGTACTACTACAAAGTTATCACCAAGTCGGCAAGCAGTCAGGGAAAATCGTCCTCACTTCAGTTCCAAAAACTATAGAACAAACCCTTTATGTTACTGGGTTCCTTTCCTATTTCAAAATATTCAATACTGTAGACGAAGCTCTACACATGTTAAATAAAGACGATGATTGA
- a CDS encoding DUF3604 domain-containing protein: MRRSVCYVNPSIARAGQVSIWKFLYSLATPLPAKAKLKFDLGGTGKLTDWEAPSVDLSKPKNVIYAEMPEGEILTATVIPVIRNPVPQFEFTLPYELEVGENFTIILGPSPHHPQNDEAGNGAQLFTQRRKPFYLYVDPTGQGNYDEPDIFSIDIRGNMLKKIELFTPSYVVKNKRFDITVRFEDEFNNLTNFSPEDTRIELSYEHLRENLNWQLFIPETGFVILPNLYFNEPGIYRIQLKNLSTQEVFISAPIKCFQDSVPNLMWGLFHGESERVDSEENIETCMRYFRDDCALNFYATSSFENQENLSPEISKLISQTCNDFNEEDRFVTLSGFQYIGEPGNEGVRHILNVKENKHCFKHKDYKHIPLAKLYKSTSNHDIISIPTFTASKQYGFNFNNFYPEFERVVEIYNAWGSSETTANLGNPFPISGEDYEDIKGTVIEGLKRNLRFGFVSGGLDDRGIYNNFFDSNQKQYSPGLTAVICNKYTREFLVEALFNRHCYATTGPRIIVNFTITSAPMGSELSTVTKPGLVVNRHIAGYIAGTTLLKTVEIIRNGEVLHTFSPNNINLDYEFDDMEPLASIVLEDFKGKSPFVFYYLRITQIDGAMAWSSPIWVDLY; this comes from the coding sequence ATGCGTAGATCCGTTTGTTATGTTAATCCCTCCATAGCTAGAGCAGGGCAGGTTTCTATATGGAAATTCCTTTACTCCCTTGCCACTCCACTACCTGCAAAAGCGAAACTCAAATTCGATCTAGGAGGTACTGGCAAACTGACAGATTGGGAAGCTCCCTCCGTAGATCTTTCCAAGCCTAAGAACGTAATTTACGCAGAGATGCCCGAAGGAGAAATCTTGACTGCAACAGTCATTCCTGTAATTCGGAATCCCGTACCACAATTTGAATTCACCCTACCTTACGAACTCGAAGTAGGTGAAAACTTCACTATCATCCTAGGTCCCTCTCCCCACCATCCTCAAAACGACGAAGCAGGAAATGGAGCGCAACTATTCACGCAACGTCGTAAACCTTTTTATCTTTACGTTGACCCCACAGGCCAAGGGAACTACGATGAACCCGACATATTTTCAATAGACATTCGCGGGAATATGTTAAAAAAAATCGAACTCTTCACACCCTCCTACGTGGTCAAAAACAAACGTTTCGATATCACTGTACGCTTCGAAGACGAATTCAACAATCTGACAAACTTTTCCCCAGAAGATACCAGAATAGAGCTTTCCTATGAACATCTCAGAGAAAACCTTAACTGGCAGCTCTTCATTCCTGAAACTGGATTTGTTATTCTTCCAAATCTCTACTTTAATGAACCAGGAATTTACCGCATCCAATTGAAAAACCTTTCCACACAAGAAGTCTTTATCTCTGCTCCTATAAAATGTTTCCAAGACTCTGTTCCTAATCTTATGTGGGGTCTTTTCCACGGAGAATCCGAACGAGTAGATTCTGAAGAAAATATTGAAACGTGTATGCGCTACTTCCGTGATGACTGCGCGCTAAATTTCTATGCCACATCCTCATTCGAAAATCAGGAGAATCTCTCTCCCGAAATCTCAAAACTCATCAGCCAAACATGTAATGATTTTAATGAAGAAGACCGTTTCGTTACTCTCTCAGGATTTCAATATATAGGAGAACCTGGGAACGAAGGTGTCCGCCACATTCTCAATGTTAAGGAAAATAAACACTGTTTTAAGCATAAAGATTACAAACACATTCCTCTTGCGAAGCTTTACAAAAGCACTTCAAATCACGATATCATCTCAATTCCGACTTTTACAGCCTCTAAACAGTATGGTTTTAACTTCAACAATTTTTATCCTGAATTTGAAAGAGTTGTAGAAATTTACAATGCGTGGGGCTCTTCAGAAACTACAGCAAATTTAGGAAATCCTTTTCCTATTTCTGGCGAGGATTACGAAGACATAAAAGGAACTGTAATTGAAGGGTTGAAACGCAACTTACGTTTCGGTTTTGTTTCTGGCGGACTTGATGATCGTGGAATTTACAACAATTTCTTCGATTCTAATCAAAAACAATATTCTCCTGGCCTCACGGCAGTCATCTGCAACAAGTATACTAGGGAATTTCTCGTTGAAGCTTTGTTTAATCGCCATTGCTATGCTACAACAGGTCCGAGGATTATCGTAAATTTTACTATTACTTCTGCTCCCATGGGGTCGGAATTGTCTACAGTTACAAAGCCAGGACTTGTTGTCAATCGTCATATTGCCGGCTATATTGCAGGAACAACCCTTCTCAAAACCGTAGAAATTATCCGCAATGGTGAAGTTTTACACACATTCTCTCCAAACAATATCAATCTAGATTATGAATTTGATGACATGGAACCCCTAGCATCCATTGTTCTTGAAGATTTCAAGGGTAAGTCTCCTTTTGTATTCTACTATCTTAGAATCACTCAAATAGACGGAGCTATGGCTTGGAGTTCTCCAATTTGGGTAGACCTCTATTAA
- a CDS encoding CofH family radical SAM protein: MTPSPLSTPPQSPWLKDLFNRLSLKTRLSPEEALQLLLLDNEEDQHALWTFADKVRKERVGDIVYYSSTLYLYPTNICTFNCTFCAFYAKPGDPKGWFYTPEQLIEKLHNIKVPITEVHIVAGCYPSCDLNYYTQLFTKIKESFSHVHVKALTAIEYAYLADLHHMTVEEILRILKHAGLDSLPGGGAEILVDTVRNNLAPRRISSAEFLTIHKTAHRLNIPSNVTMLCYHKERPEDLVTHMIQLRNLQDETQGFKNFILLKFAHNNNTLGKRLAKLKHSHTIPIRSLMAVARLFLDNFNHMKALWNYLGIEEALHLLSSGANDLSSTHMEEKVFQMASSAHPIKMDIEGMATLIKTQGKIPCLTNSQNV; the protein is encoded by the coding sequence ATGACACCATCTCCTCTCTCTACGCCTCCTCAATCTCCCTGGCTGAAGGACCTCTTTAATAGGCTCTCTCTAAAAACACGACTTAGTCCAGAAGAAGCTCTTCAACTCCTCCTTCTCGATAATGAAGAAGATCAGCATGCCCTGTGGACCTTTGCTGATAAAGTTCGCAAGGAACGTGTCGGTGACATCGTGTATTACTCTTCTACCCTTTACCTGTATCCCACAAATATCTGTACCTTCAATTGTACCTTCTGTGCTTTCTATGCTAAGCCTGGCGATCCTAAAGGATGGTTTTACACTCCAGAACAACTTATAGAAAAACTACACAATATTAAAGTTCCTATAACTGAAGTCCATATTGTAGCGGGGTGCTATCCTTCCTGTGACTTAAACTATTACACTCAGCTCTTTACAAAAATAAAGGAGAGTTTTTCTCATGTACATGTCAAAGCCCTCACCGCTATAGAATATGCTTACCTTGCTGACCTCCACCATATGACGGTAGAGGAGATCCTTCGCATCTTAAAACATGCAGGCTTGGACTCCTTGCCTGGAGGAGGTGCAGAAATTCTTGTTGATACTGTTCGCAATAATTTAGCTCCTAGGCGCATCTCTTCAGCAGAGTTTCTTACCATTCATAAAACTGCCCACCGGCTGAATATCCCTAGCAATGTGACAATGCTCTGCTATCATAAAGAACGCCCTGAAGATCTCGTCACTCATATGATTCAGTTACGCAACTTACAAGATGAAACACAAGGATTTAAAAATTTTATACTTCTAAAATTTGCTCATAACAACAATACTTTAGGAAAAAGGCTTGCCAAGTTGAAACACTCTCATACTATTCCTATCAGGTCTTTGATGGCAGTAGCGCGATTATTCTTAGATAACTTCAACCATATGAAAGCCCTTTGGAATTACTTAGGTATCGAAGAAGCCTTACACCTGCTCTCTAGTGGAGCTAATGACCTTTCTTCAACACATATGGAAGAAAAGGTCTTCCAAATGGCATCCTCAGCACACCCTATAAAAATGGACATTGAGGGCATGGCAACTCTCATAAAAACCCAGGGAAAAATTCCATGTCTGACAAACTCTCAAAACGTATAA
- a CDS encoding menaquinone biosynthesis protein yields the protein MSDKLSKRISLGCIPYINALPFSLQLAKHKEIDLYTASPAELLTLLIHRKLNNALTSSFGAISHKLNYLPDFGIAAHKRILSVNLYTVPTFFNGKHTRLVSTQESRSSIELLKILCHYLWRVPIPEILRLPTHEVIQQSSDNCTGLLLIGDAALHHPKIPGFTTYDLAAGWYDLTQLPFVFAIILHNTSGKEESLLSQVFTKALNYFETHPQEVVQEAYQRTRLPKPLLQEYFTLCQYKLEDEHYESLARFQTYHEALCQSA from the coding sequence ATGTCTGACAAACTCTCAAAACGTATAAGCCTAGGATGCATACCGTACATTAACGCCCTACCTTTTTCTTTACAACTCGCCAAACATAAAGAAATAGATCTCTATACCGCGTCTCCCGCAGAACTCCTCACCTTGCTTATCCATAGGAAACTCAATAATGCCCTCACCTCATCATTCGGAGCAATCTCTCATAAACTGAACTATCTTCCCGATTTCGGAATTGCTGCACACAAACGCATTCTCAGTGTGAATCTTTACACTGTGCCGACATTCTTTAACGGAAAGCACACACGCCTTGTTTCTACTCAAGAAAGTCGTTCTTCTATAGAGCTTCTAAAAATCCTCTGCCATTATTTATGGCGAGTGCCTATTCCTGAAATTTTGAGACTGCCCACCCACGAGGTAATCCAGCAATCCTCTGACAATTGCACGGGTCTTCTTCTTATTGGCGATGCGGCTCTTCATCACCCAAAAATCCCAGGATTTACAACGTATGACCTGGCTGCGGGATGGTATGACCTGACCCAGCTCCCCTTCGTTTTTGCTATAATTCTCCATAATACCTCTGGAAAAGAAGAGAGTCTCCTTTCCCAAGTTTTTACAAAAGCCCTCAACTATTTCGAAACACACCCTCAAGAAGTTGTACAAGAAGCTTACCAACGCACACGACTTCCAAAGCCGCTCCTCCAAGAATACTTCACCCTCTGTCAATATAAACTTGAAGATGAACATTATGAAAGCTTAGCGAGATTTCAAACCTATCATGAAGCATTGTGCCAATCAGCCTAA
- the ubiE gene encoding bifunctional demethylmenaquinone methyltransferase/2-methoxy-6-polyprenyl-1,4-benzoquinol methylase UbiE, whose amino-acid sequence MKHCANQPNLQKMFNTLAPRYDKINAILSLGMHHFWNRTLIQLIGKADHLIDLCAGTGKVASRYISYYPKATATLVDFSPEMLFKAKQLFPHLPFTIVHSDITHLPIANASQTLATMAYGLRNLPDPHHALKEIYRILQFSGKLGILELTCPIQAHPAYLMHKLYLKAAVPLIGRLYSRDPLAYRYLSTSVQNLPKDQDLEELFIRVGFRLKKKRKLCLGAATIWLLEK is encoded by the coding sequence ATGAAGCATTGTGCCAATCAGCCTAATTTACAGAAAATGTTCAATACCCTTGCTCCTCGATATGATAAGATCAATGCCATTCTTTCCTTGGGGATGCATCACTTTTGGAATCGCACTCTAATCCAGCTCATAGGAAAAGCTGATCACCTCATCGATCTCTGTGCAGGAACAGGAAAGGTGGCGAGTCGTTATATTTCTTACTATCCCAAGGCAACGGCAACCCTAGTAGACTTTTCCCCAGAAATGCTCTTTAAGGCAAAACAACTCTTCCCTCACTTGCCGTTCACAATTGTTCATAGCGACATCACCCACCTCCCTATAGCCAATGCCTCACAGACACTAGCAACCATGGCTTATGGTCTTAGAAACCTTCCAGACCCTCACCATGCCCTTAAAGAAATCTACCGCATCCTTCAGTTTTCAGGAAAACTCGGCATCTTAGAACTTACCTGTCCAATACAAGCACATCCAGCTTATCTCATGCACAAGCTCTATCTAAAAGCCGCTGTTCCCTTAATAGGAAGGTTGTATTCTCGCGATCCTCTTGCATATCGGTATCTCAGCACGAGCGTACAAAATCTCCCCAAAGATCAAGATCTTGAGGAACTATTTATCCGCGTAGGATTTAGATTAAAGAAAAAAAGAAAACTATGTTTGGGAGCAGCTACTATTTGGCTGCTAGAAAAATAA